A part of Paenibacillus sp. 481 genomic DNA contains:
- a CDS encoding class II fructose-bisphosphate aldolase: MGHLVSSTTMLQTAREQQFGITAFNVHTLEMLQAVVEAAEEMESPLIIQTTVGTVHHLGPDYIVAAAQTAARRATVPIALHLDHCTDYELIVKCIRAGYTSVMIDASMYAYAENVQRTQEVVKVAAAAGVNVEAELGKVGGVEDDIIVDEHEATLAIPDECAAFVAATGVHTLAPAIGTAHGIYKGEPNIAFNRLREIGQRVQLPLVLHGGSGIPEEQVRRCVQLGMAKMNVATELRIAFSDAIRAVFASHAAENDPRKYMVPAKEAVKRLAQEKMKMAGCIGKAKEVQARTDHLKASLCY; the protein is encoded by the coding sequence ATGGGTCATCTCGTCAGTTCTACAACGATGCTGCAAACCGCACGCGAGCAACAATTCGGAATCACAGCCTTTAATGTGCACACGTTGGAAATGCTGCAAGCAGTCGTAGAAGCTGCTGAAGAAATGGAATCACCGCTCATTATTCAAACAACTGTAGGGACCGTTCATCACCTCGGTCCAGACTATATCGTCGCAGCCGCCCAGACAGCAGCTCGGCGAGCAACAGTACCCATCGCCCTTCACTTGGATCATTGCACAGATTATGAGCTGATCGTCAAATGTATTCGTGCAGGCTACACATCCGTCATGATCGACGCCTCTATGTATGCGTATGCAGAAAATGTTCAGCGAACGCAAGAAGTCGTCAAAGTAGCAGCGGCGGCTGGCGTAAATGTCGAGGCCGAGCTAGGCAAAGTTGGCGGCGTGGAGGACGACATTATTGTAGATGAGCATGAAGCAACGTTAGCCATTCCCGATGAGTGTGCCGCCTTCGTCGCGGCAACAGGCGTTCATACGCTTGCGCCAGCCATCGGTACAGCGCACGGTATTTATAAAGGCGAGCCTAACATTGCGTTTAATCGCTTGCGCGAAATTGGACAAAGGGTACAGCTTCCGCTTGTGTTGCACGGTGGCTCCGGCATTCCTGAAGAGCAAGTTCGCCGCTGCGTACAGCTGGGCATGGCCAAGATGAACGTCGCAACAGAGCTGCGCATCGCTTTTTCCGATGCGATTAGAGCTGTGTTCGCAAGCCATGCGGCTGAGAATGATCCACGCAAATATATGGTCCCTGCGAAAGAGGCCGTCAAGCGCTTAGCGCAAGAAAAGATGAAGATGGCCGGCTGTATAGGCAAGGCCAAGGAAGTCCAAGCAAGAACCGACCATTTGAAAGCTTCACTTTGTTATTAG
- a CDS encoding 1-phosphofructokinase family hexose kinase, with product MITTVTLNAAIDKTYIVPQFESKAQYRVEQMNASAGGKGINVARVIKTLREPVVATGFVAGFNGMAILEQLNLEGIQGEFVMASGESRLCLNIIDPVQGTQTELLEAGPTLPDGVLAAMKLKVAQLAARSYYVVFSGSLPRGCPVHFYAELIEIARQVGATPILDTSGAALIEGIKAKPYLIKPNEHEIKLLLDDSYDKAIKKEHAGHHEPTYRSAMSEQHTEAFRYSSSTLIKEDAKHPLHRDNNLNSDRESVLTQVLGETDLPLSTLSTSTTHDEPAIAHAIRRLNAQGVPNVIVSLGKRGALAGMEGELYRVNVPQVEAVNTVGSGDAMVAGIIVGEKRGMSVVDRLRFGAACGTANVLMPSAGLVRREDIMKLLKEVTVECISQQY from the coding sequence ATGATCACTACAGTTACGTTAAATGCTGCTATTGATAAGACGTACATTGTTCCTCAGTTTGAAAGTAAAGCACAATACCGCGTAGAGCAAATGAACGCCTCTGCTGGTGGTAAAGGGATCAATGTAGCCCGTGTCATCAAAACGTTGCGCGAGCCTGTCGTTGCAACGGGTTTTGTGGCTGGATTTAACGGGATGGCTATTTTAGAGCAACTTAACTTAGAGGGGATTCAAGGGGAGTTTGTGATGGCAAGCGGTGAATCTCGCCTCTGCTTAAACATTATCGACCCCGTACAAGGCACCCAAACAGAGCTACTGGAAGCAGGCCCTACTCTTCCTGATGGCGTGCTCGCTGCAATGAAACTAAAAGTAGCCCAGCTTGCAGCGCGTTCTTATTACGTCGTGTTCTCAGGTAGCCTGCCTCGCGGGTGTCCGGTTCATTTTTATGCTGAACTCATTGAAATTGCCCGTCAAGTCGGCGCAACCCCAATCCTAGATACGAGCGGAGCAGCTCTTATTGAAGGCATAAAGGCGAAACCTTATTTAATTAAACCTAATGAACACGAGATCAAGCTACTGCTGGATGATAGTTATGACAAGGCTATAAAAAAAGAGCATGCTGGTCATCATGAACCTACCTATCGATCAGCAATGAGCGAACAACATACCGAAGCTTTTCGCTATTCGTCATCTACGCTCATTAAAGAAGATGCTAAACACCCCTTACATAGAGACAACAACCTCAATTCAGACAGAGAATCCGTATTAACACAAGTGTTAGGCGAAACCGACCTTCCTTTAAGCACCTTAAGCACTTCAACCACCCACGATGAACCTGCAATCGCTCATGCTATCCGACGCCTAAATGCGCAAGGTGTGCCCAACGTCATTGTATCACTCGGCAAGCGCGGCGCATTAGCTGGCATGGAAGGTGAACTTTACCGCGTAAACGTCCCGCAAGTAGAAGCCGTGAATACGGTTGGCAGCGGTGATGCTATGGTGGCCGGAATTATTGTTGGCGAAAAAAGAGGCATGTCCGTCGTTGATCGCCTGCGATTTGGTGCAGCATGCGGAACGGCCAATGTGCTTATGCCTTCGGCTGGTCTCGTACGCCGTGAAGATATTATGAAGCTACTAAAGGAAGTAACCGTGGAATGCATCAGCCAGCAGTACTAA
- the bioC gene encoding malonyl-ACP O-methyltransferase BioC, which translates to MSNLNMEMKTTIATASLAHTHKDVLTDSIDKGLVQRRFDRHAHEYDQYAEVQKQMADQLAEHIKAAMPPIHNNSTSLRILDIGCGTGMLTERLMRTYPQSHVTLLDLSPRMLEQALAKLNHIGIQASAVEVIAEDAETWAERAGRLRHEGKEDVLPKNKQNAACAQVEASFDLIVSSAAFQWFNRPDETLTALCSLLRPGGVLAFATFMPGTLGELHAAFAAAEAALGLPPSPRGQSYPTGHDWSRWCASPTVARPLNWEERCYTHRYSSTDAMLRHVRRIGAGNAVVGRSAAPNRALHARWQAEYAARFSASDGSVPASYYVGYGLLHMDT; encoded by the coding sequence ATGAGCAATTTGAACATGGAAATGAAGACAACGATAGCGACAGCGAGTTTAGCGCATACACATAAAGACGTATTGACGGACTCCATAGACAAGGGGCTTGTTCAACGCCGGTTTGATCGGCATGCACATGAATATGACCAATATGCTGAGGTTCAGAAACAGATGGCTGATCAGCTCGCTGAACATATAAAGGCCGCTATGCCACCTATTCACAACAACAGTACTTCTTTGCGTATCTTGGATATAGGTTGTGGAACAGGAATGTTGACGGAACGACTCATGCGTACATATCCACAATCTCATGTAACGCTGCTCGATCTATCGCCTCGAATGTTGGAGCAGGCACTTGCTAAGTTGAACCACATCGGCATCCAAGCCAGTGCGGTTGAAGTGATTGCTGAAGATGCGGAGACATGGGCAGAGCGGGCGGGGCGGCTACGGCATGAGGGTAAAGAAGACGTGTTGCCAAAAAATAAGCAGAATGCAGCTTGTGCGCAAGTGGAAGCGAGCTTTGACCTCATTGTGTCGAGCGCGGCGTTTCAGTGGTTTAATCGCCCCGATGAAACGCTAACCGCTTTATGCTCGCTACTGCGGCCCGGTGGCGTGCTCGCTTTCGCCACCTTTATGCCAGGCACGCTCGGCGAGCTGCATGCCGCTTTTGCTGCGGCTGAAGCTGCGCTAGGCTTGCCGCCTTCGCCACGGGGCCAATCGTACCCTACAGGCCACGATTGGAGCCGCTGGTGCGCTTCTCCGACAGTGGCGCGCCCATTAAACTGGGAAGAACGCTGCTACACGCATCGTTATTCCTCTACTGACGCCATGCTCCGCCATGTGCGGCGCATTGGAGCGGGGAACGCCGTCGTCGGTCGATCGGCGGCACCTAATCGAGCGCTGCACGCGCGTTGGCAGGCAGAGTACGCGGCGCGTTTCTCGGCGTCTGACGGCAGCGTGCCTGCAAGCTATTATGTCGGCTATGGTCTGCTTCATATGGACACATAG
- a CDS encoding alpha/beta fold hydrolase, which produces MHGWGMSDLVWRHCAIALPQFSHHYVSFADCATAAELREAVLAPLRREGGDWHIVAWSLGGMLVLDALDEQLRSQGGQLEPEENGAGLFRAIVLCGDHTPRAVIRSVVLTGTTLRFVDEAGAGWHPRIIARMRRRLATEPRQTLLAFAETIRPSSDDSRVAECLERAVAATSFSAAGLDAGLAYLQQSDLTQVWQRLMTHHVPICWLHGEDDSVCPKLAFDQARIMAEQVSVNNDHRKEHMARFISLPFSGHAPFLTQPQRWLKELNAWYEQFEHGNEDNDSDSEFSAYT; this is translated from the coding sequence GTGCATGGCTGGGGCATGTCGGACCTTGTATGGCGCCATTGTGCGATTGCGCTGCCGCAATTCAGCCATCATTATGTATCCTTTGCCGACTGTGCGACGGCAGCGGAGTTGCGTGAAGCCGTCCTTGCACCGCTGCGTAGGGAAGGCGGTGATTGGCACATCGTCGCGTGGTCGCTTGGCGGAATGCTCGTGTTGGACGCTTTGGACGAACAGTTACGTTCACAAGGGGGACAATTAGAGCCAGAGGAAAATGGGGCTGGCCTATTCAGAGCTATCGTGCTGTGCGGCGATCATACTCCACGTGCTGTCATTCGCAGTGTCGTGCTAACGGGAACAACGTTGCGTTTCGTTGACGAGGCAGGAGCTGGCTGGCATCCTCGAATTATTGCCCGAATGCGTCGGCGTTTGGCCACGGAACCGAGACAAACGCTGCTTGCGTTTGCAGAAACGATCCGGCCCAGTAGCGATGACTCAAGGGTGGCTGAGTGTCTCGAACGAGCGGTTGCGGCCACCTCTTTTAGTGCCGCAGGTCTTGATGCAGGGCTTGCTTATTTACAGCAAAGCGATTTGACGCAAGTGTGGCAAAGACTGATGACACACCATGTACCGATATGCTGGTTGCATGGTGAGGACGATTCGGTATGTCCGAAGCTTGCATTTGACCAAGCGCGGATCATGGCAGAGCAAGTGAGCGTTAACAACGATCATAGGAAAGAGCATATGGCGCGATTTATTTCGCTTCCTTTTTCGGGGCATGCCCCTTTTTTAACCCAACCACAACGATGGCTAAAGGAGCTGAACGCTTGGTATGAGCAATTTGAACATGGAAATGAAGACAACGATAGCGACAGCGAGTTTAGCGCATACACATAA